A segment of the Pantoea trifolii genome:
ATTCCTGCCGAATCCCAGAAAAATAATGGCAGGTCACGATCGCTTATACAAAACTGGCGATTTAGTTCGTCAGGATCCGAATGGTAATACCCACTTTGTGGCGCGCGTGGATAATCAGATCAAGCTACGCGGTTATCGGGTAGAACTGGATGAGATTCGCCTGGCAATTGAAAATCATCACTGGGTAAAAACAGCGGCGGTTGTGGTTCAACAAGATCCGCGCTCGGGTTATCAGACGTTGGTCGCCTGTGTTGAGCTGGACAAACGCCAGGCGGCGCTGATGGATCAAGGCAATCACGATCGTCACCATCTCTCTAAATCGAGTAAGTTGCAGGTGAAAGCGCAGTTGTCCAATGCGGGTTGCCGAATGTTATCAACGGCCCAATTATCCAGTAGCATCACGCTGCCTTATATCGCTTCAGACCATCAACAGCGCACGACGGCGTTTGGTCGTAAAACCTATCGTTTTTTTGACGGCGAACCGTCGCTGACGCGCCAGGATTTAATCGATCTTTTACAACGTCAGCCCATAGAGAGCTGCACAGATGAAAATCTCGCGACGCTCACGCTGGATAAACTGGGCAAGCTGTTACGCAATTTTGGGCAATTTGTTAGTGATGAGCGGTTATTACCCAAATACGCCTATGCATCGCCGGGCGCACTCTACGCCACACAACTTTACCTGGAATTAAAGGGTTGTGCCGGATTACCCCCCGCGATCTATTACTACCATCCTGTTCATCACTGCTTGCTGCCTATTGCCTCATTGCAACCGACAAAGGATCCCGTTTTCCGGCTGCATTTTGTCGGTAATCGACAGGCGATTGAGCCGGTTTATAAAAATAATCTGCGTGAAGTACTGGAGATGGAAACTGGTCACATGCTCGGTCTTTTTGACGAGTTGCTGCCCGAATTGGGGCTTCATGTACATCAGGCCGCACTGTTACGCGGCGCATTACCTGAGTGGTATCAAGGCAGCCACGATGACGATTATCTGGGTTGCTACGTCGTTGATCATCAACCGGTTGCAGCGAGCCGCGTGCAACCTGAACTCTATTTACAAATGCAGCAGCCGCTCCCGGACTTAGATGCCGGACTTTATCAGTACCAGGCAGGTGAATTGCATTTCCTTTCGACCAGCATGTTGCAGAAAAGGGATGTCATCGCGATTAATCAAAGGGTGTTTGACCGTGCGCAGTTCGGAATTAGTGTGGTGTGTAATGGCGGCGATCGTGAAGAACATTACATCCTTGCGGGTCGTGAAATGCATCGTTTACAAGCGAATAAACAACGGTTGGGCCTGATGTCATCCGGCTACAGCTCGAAAAGTAATAACGACTTGCCTGCCGCGATAAGCATGCGTGCAATTTTGGCGGAACAGCAACTGCCTATGGAAAGCCTCTATTTTTGCGTGGGAGGGCCAATCAGCCAGGCGCAGTTTCTGCATCAGGGAATGAATGAGGATCGCATTCATATGCAGGGTCCAGTTGAATTACTCAAGGAAGACCTGGCGGCACAGCTGCCAAAATATATGATCCCGAATAAAGTGATCATCCTGGATAATCTCCCGCAGACGGCCAGTGGCAAAGTTGACCATCAGGCACTGAAAGCGCTTCCAGAATTAACGCATACAGACGATGGGCAAGAGAGGGTGCCGCTTAAATCCGCGACCGAAAAGAAAATTGCCGAAATTTGGTGCGCGGTAATGAAATGGGAAGCGGTATTTGCCACGGACGATTTCTTTACCGGTGGCGGCAACTCGTTAACTGCGGTTGCGCTGGTTAATCGCATCAATAAAACCTTTAATATTAAACTTCCGCTGCAGGTGATATTTCATACGCCTCATATCGCAGGTTTAGCGACTGCGGTAGAAAATTGTATTCAATCCGACGTTGAATATTCCCGTCTGATCAAACTGAATGATTTTGCGGAAAAACCGATTTTCTGCTGGCCAGGTTTGGGAGGATATCCGTTAAATCTCAAATTACTGGCGCAGCATATTCCTGATCAGCGTGCATTTTATGGCATTCAGGCGAGAGGTATAAATGAAGGTGAAATACCACTTCCAACCATTCAGCAAATGGCACTGGAAGATATTTGCCAGATAAAAGCGATACAGCCAACCGGTCCTTACACACTTTGGGGATACTCTTTTGGCGCGCGCGTGGCTTTTGAAACCGCAGCGCAACTCGAAGCGCAAGGTGATGTTGTTGAGTCACTGTCTCTATTAGCGCCGGGCGCGCCCATCACGCAAATGGAGCGAGAACAACGATACGAGCATAAAGCCGCTTTTGATAATCCGGTATTTCTGGCCATTCTGTTCTCGGTATTTGCCCATCAGGTTGAGGGGCCGTTACTGGATCGCTGCCTGAGTAGTTGCAAAACTAAAGCAGAGTTTATTGGCTTTATTTGCCAGCGGTTTCCGTTGTTACAACGTGAAATGGTTGAGCGCATTATTCACATCGTCGAAACCACTTATGCGTTTAGTTATCAATTCACGGAGTTGCAAAATCGCCAA
Coding sequences within it:
- a CDS encoding amino acid adenylation domain-containing protein; the protein is MTVKAPISPAVSESFLERSHSSHSVSLFAMLETHARHFPEQIAVKDAQNSLSYRHFFQQIWSNGKKLNALIDTELQYIGLYCEPSVEMICGAWSILAAERAYLPLAPDYPADRLRYMIEDSGIKMVLTQPHLKAQLATMVTEEITIITLDDLQASAAATVPRHPCHHRERLAYMIYTSGSTGKPKGVMVSYANISHQMAWLKSQFGFDHNDRILQKTPASFDAAQWEILAPAFGSQVIMGPKDCYRDPDALINTLISEQVTVLQSVPTLLQALVEHPLFQDCCALKHVFSGGEILTRNLAQAFFQRLPHAALTNLYGPTECTINASSFTLDPELIAAYPDAIAIGKPAANTLYHVLNPAGEPVVPGETGELYISGLQVAKGYYQRPELTDEKFLPNPRKIMAGHDRLYKTGDLVRQDPNGNTHFVARVDNQIKLRGYRVELDEIRLAIENHHWVKTAAVVVQQDPRSGYQTLVACVELDKRQAALMDQGNHDRHHLSKSSKLQVKAQLSNAGCRMLSTAQLSSSITLPYIASDHQQRTTAFGRKTYRFFDGEPSLTRQDLIDLLQRQPIESCTDENLATLTLDKLGKLLRNFGQFVSDERLLPKYAYASPGALYATQLYLELKGCAGLPPAIYYYHPVHHCLLPIASLQPTKDPVFRLHFVGNRQAIEPVYKNNLREVLEMETGHMLGLFDELLPELGLHVHQAALLRGALPEWYQGSHDDDYLGCYVVDHQPVAASRVQPELYLQMQQPLPDLDAGLYQYQAGELHFLSTSMLQKRDVIAINQRVFDRAQFGISVVCNGGDREEHYILAGREMHRLQANKQRLGLMSSGYSSKSNNDLPAAISMRAILAEQQLPMESLYFCVGGPISQAQFLHQGMNEDRIHMQGPVELLKEDLAAQLPKYMIPNKVIILDNLPQTASGKVDHQALKALPELTHTDDGQERVPLKSATEKKIAEIWCAVMKWEAVFATDDFFTGGGNSLTAVALVNRINKTFNIKLPLQVIFHTPHIAGLATAVENCIQSDVEYSRLIKLNDFAEKPIFCWPGLGGYPLNLKLLAQHIPDQRAFYGIQARGINEGEIPLPTIQQMALEDICQIKAIQPTGPYTLWGYSFGARVAFETAAQLEAQGDVVESLSLLAPGAPITQMEREQRYEHKAAFDNPVFLAILFSVFAHQVEGPLLDRCLSSCKTKAEFIGFICQRFPLLQREMVERIIHIVETTYAFSYQFTELQNRQLNASVTIVKAQGDHYSFLEHAPAFSRQPPTIIELSVDHYAVLKQHGIHELVHTLFTTQPCKEQAHA